One genomic segment of Paenibacillus durus includes these proteins:
- a CDS encoding anti-sigma factor family protein: MKCNVVMEWLPHYIEGLLAPEAEREMTQHIAACQGCARWLEEAKAMEEIWKGADDAPDFQLSDIPDLVPQVMAEIERLESARQSDGAGPAASRRRSARRTSWVHYGLAACLTFVLLQYGVFEQLGYGLTQINGQMSNSVTALFGNQGNR; encoded by the coding sequence ATGAAATGCAATGTAGTGATGGAATGGCTTCCCCATTATATCGAAGGTCTGCTGGCTCCCGAAGCGGAGCGGGAAATGACGCAGCATATCGCGGCGTGCCAAGGCTGCGCGCGGTGGCTGGAGGAAGCAAAGGCGATGGAAGAGATTTGGAAGGGAGCGGACGACGCTCCGGACTTTCAGCTCTCCGATATCCCCGATCTCGTCCCGCAGGTGATGGCGGAAATCGAACGGCTGGAATCTGCGCGGCAGTCGGATGGTGCGGGACCTGCAGCTTCAAGGCGGCGCTCAGCGCGCCGGACCTCATGGGTTCACTACGGGCTCGCGGCCTGTCTGACCTTTGTGCTGCTTCAATATGGTGTATTTGAGCAGTTGGGCTACGGACTGACGCAAATCAATGGCCAAATGTCGAACTCGGTCACGGCGCTGTTCGGCAACCAGGGGAACCGCTAG